One stretch of Brettanomyces nanus chromosome 4, complete sequence DNA includes these proteins:
- a CDS encoding uncharacterized protein (CAZy:GT15), which yields MRPTHRCLLSLMNSPFRLIRLRFSSNVKVIAKFMILAIILSVIFGGWRYKVSLIDAGDLKNLDFSDQYSRKMLKALPMNRRPIKSHVDSVFESGCRDVLEEAKKTRANAAFVVLTRNSELQGVLSSMKSMERHFNQWFNYPWIFLNDERFTLQFKKEVRKVSSGKVKFGVIPNLRWHMPAEKSDPIEFSEAIEEQGDRGIMYGSMPAYHRMCRFYSGYFFDHNLVQKLDWYWRVEPDVDFYCDITYDPFREMEAHGKKYGFTVMIKELLNTVPNLFRYTLAYSKKNNITLPDSWSLFAKDFDFVRGVNEQYYRDIGKKEQFWSRLQQRIPLLRAQQSLKENKDELDEYSLKALSSLSNPSRLRNVPRDRFDNFEYNLCHFWSNFEIARTDIFRSKEYRDYFEFLEQSGGFYVERWGDAPIHSLALGLFLNQSEIHYFRDVGYRHSTLRHCPLNSPHQLEYQRSPRYTNGYGKSEEEYWTNYDKPLEDPDIGTGCRCSCPSDPAEIENSDSSCISVWAMLADSQRGSKKLLDLDRIEKEAVGYYEEYISEHAGGDKKWKLSKADIDKLQQFTA from the coding sequence ATGAGACCGACGCATCGATGTTTGCTATCGTTGATGAATTCCCCATTTAGGCTGATTAGACTGCGATTCAGCAGCAATGTAAAGGTGATAGCTAAGTTTATGATATTGGCGATAATACTTTCGGTGATATTTGGTGGTTGGAGGTACAAAGTATCATTGATAGACGCAGGagacttgaagaatttggatTTCAGTGACCAATATTCTCGGAAAATGCTTAAAGCCTTGCCTATGAACAGAAGACCTATCAAGTCACATGTTGACTCGGTGTTTGAATCCGGATGCCGAGACGTATTGGAAGAGGCCAAGAAAACGAGAGCCAACGCGGCTTTCGTTGTTTTGACACGAAATTCTGAACTACAAGGTGTTTTGTCATCCATGAAATCAATGGAAAGACACTTCAATCAGTGGTTCAACTATCCATGGATCTTTCTTAACGATGAGAGATTCACTCTAcaattcaaaaaagaagtgaGAAAAGTCAGTAGCGGTAAAGTGAAGTTTGGTGTGATTCCAAACTTACGCTGGCATATGCCTGCTGAGAAAAGCGATCCGATCGAATTCTCTGAAGCTATAGAGGAGCAGGGAGATAGAGGAATCATGTACGGAAGTATGCCTGCATATCATAGAATGTGCCGGTTCTATTCTGGGTATTTTTTCGATCACAACTTGGTGCAAAAGTTGGACTGGTATTGGCGTGTTGAACCGGATGTTGACTTTTATTGTGACATCACTTACGATCCATTCAGGGAAATGGAGGCACATGGAAAGAAGTATGGGTTCACGGTGATGATCAAAGAGTTATTGAATACGGTACCTAACCTATTTCGTTATACTCTTGCATattccaagaagaacaatATTACTCTCCCGGATTCCTGGTCTCTTTTTGCGAAGGATTTCGATTTCGTTCGTGGGGTCAATGAGCAATATTACAGAGATATTGGGAAAAAGGAGCAATTTTGGAGTCGATTGCAACAACGTATTCCTTTGCTTAGGGCACAGCAAAGTctaaaagaaaataaggatGAGCTTGATGAATATTCGTTGAAAGCTCTATCAAGTTTGTCCAATCCAAGTCGGTTACGTAACGTTCCTCGAGATCGGTTCGATAACTTTGAGTACAACTTGTGTCACTTCTGGTCGAATTTTGAGATTGCACGAACTGATATTTTCAGGTCGAAGGAGTACAGAGATTACTTTGAGTTTCTAGAACAGTCTGGAGGATTTTACGTTGAGAGATGGGGCGATGCTCCTATTCATTCGCTTGCATTGGGGCTGTTTTTGAATCAGTCAGAGATCCATTATTTTAGAGATGTTGGATACCGTCACTCTACACTAAGGCATTGTCCACTCAATTCGCCGCATCAACTTGAGTACCAAAGGAGCCCCAGATACACAAATGGATACGGtaaaagtgaagaagaatactGGACAAATTACGACAAGCCTTTAGAAGACCCGGATATAGGAACAGGCTGTCGGTGTAGTTGTCCAAGTGACCCCGCAGAGATTGAGAACTCGGATAGTTCGTGTATTTCTGTTTGGGCCATGTTGGCAGATAGTCAAAGAGGGTCCAAAAAATTATTGGATCTAGACCGGATAGAGAAGGAAGCTGTAGGTTATTACGAAGAGTACATATCCGAGCATGCAGGTGGAGATAAGAAATGGAAGCTTTCCAAGGCTGATATTGATAAATTACAGCAGTTTACAGCTTGA
- the YAH1 gene encoding mitochondrial matrix iron-sulfur protein — protein MLSVLTRGVVLASRRPVDGSQKTFEVAEGDSILDIAQANGLDMEGACGGSCACSTCHVIVDPEYYDKIPEPDDDENDMLDLAFGLTETSRLGCQVSMSKDLDGIRVALPAMTRNMQNKDFKS, from the exons ATGTTGTCTGTTTTAACAAGAGGAGTTGTTTTGGCCAGTAGGAGGCCGGTT GATGGAAGCCAGAAGACGTTTGAAGTAGCAGAAGGTGACTCCATCTTAGATATTGCCCAGGCTAATGGCCTCGATATGGAAGGTGCCTGTGGTGGTTCTTGTGCATGCTCTACTTGTCATGTTATTGTGGATCCTGAGTATTATGACAAGATTCCTGAACCTGACGACGACGAAAATGACATGTTGGATCTTGCATTCGGTCTTACTGAAACTTCTAGATTAGGATGTCAGGTGAGTATGTCCAAGGACTTGGATGGAATAAGAGTGGCATTGCCAGCCATGACCAGAAACATGCAGAATAAGGACTTTAAGTCGTAA
- a CDS encoding uncharacterized protein (BUSCO:EOG09343ZKW), with protein sequence MSDLFDSYESDFKLAYSDAQQKENQIYGLTDQDQRVELMRDVEKSLDDCYELIESMSLEVQQLSTHERAPFNAKIRTYKQDTDRLNSTLKSLMDDEDKRQLFGDSAEGENYSQRQTLLNTNESIDRSTKQLNDATRTAVETETVGSSIMDTLRSQRDQITNARDTLGEADNYVDRSLRTLKTMTRRLATNKIITYGIIAVLILLILLVLYSKFA encoded by the coding sequence ATGTCTGACTTATTTGATAGCTATGAGTCCGACTTCAAATTGGCATATTCTGATGCTCagcaaaaagaaaatcaaatTTATGGATTAACTGACCAGGACCAAAGAGTTGAACTGATGAGAGACGTCGAAAAGTCTCTTGATGACTGCTACGAGTTGATTGAATCGATGTCTTTGGAAGTTCAGCAGCTTTCGACGCACGAAAGAGCACCGTTCAATGCCAAAATCAGAACTTATAAGCAGGACACCGATCGTCTTAACTCCACTCTTAAGTCTCTCatggatgatgaggataagaGACAATTGTTTGGAGACTCTGCAGAGGGTGAGAATTATTCTCAAAGGCAAACATTATTGAATACAAACGAGTCTATTGATAGATCCACAAAACAACTCAACGATGCTACGAGAACCGCCGTTGAGACGGAAACTGTCGGCTCTTCTATCATGGATACTCTAAGATCTCAACGTGACCAAATCACAAACGCCAGGGATACCCTTGGAGAGGCTGATAATTACGTTGACAGATCTCTACGAACCTTGAAAACGATGACGAGAAGGCTCGCCAccaataaaatcatcaCCTACGGAATCATCGCCGTTCTTATTCTTCTAATATTGCTTGTCCTATACAGCAAATTTGCTTAA
- a CDS encoding uncharacterized protein (BUSCO:EOG093407S6~EggNog:ENOG41) translates to MQICNINMPLSSNPSKEEQRLQENHNRTKFWKKWGTYVSERCWGVPREDYTDSGESWEFDFDMSRSRVFRWTEQGMAGVSDNHQYQCITMALWNENDPFLKDSLFGLPGGSSANSGNHGEDVKELYYYLDNTPTHSYAKYLYKYPIGKFPYDQIKDGNSKRTKNDPEFEITDTDAFKDNNYFDVIFEMAKSDDDPEEINFRITAYNRSGSTAPIHIIPQMFFRNTWAWNLEEVSDKNKSKPKLSQDSSYSIKSEHFELGTRRFVFAAAPGASEGSPDVEPKFLFCDNDSNLKKLYHVENKADYFKDGFHEYIVDEKTDAINPDHYGTKACAWFVFDDNGGVPSGEYVTVRYKMTCDMSDEALSIDEDQFDSIFGKRLAEADEFYWNVSPLPIPSSLRNVQRQAFSGLLWSKQFYHFIHDYWYQGDPDSDLPPTVGRANGRNKEWKNLYNRDILSMPDNFEYPFYCSWDTAFHTIPLAMIDPEFAKRQLDLLTREWYMSPQGQIPAYEWNFSDTNPPVQAWAAYRVYKIEKRMYGVGDRVFLERVFQKFLINFTWWVNQKDGDGNGIFEGGFLGLDNISLFNRSEPPADVELFQSDASGWIAWYALTMMNIALELARENPVYEDIASKFFEHYLLVADAMTFLNKSTSDTDNGPSEEALWDEEDQFFYDRIHWGQNHTSPMKVRSLVGLIPLFATTTIEPEVLQKFPNFNKRLQWLAKNKSYLVKRHIALMEVKGSGNRLLLSLVNKDRLVAILKKVFDEKEFLSAYGIRSLSKYHEKHPVSMNINGEEFSVKYLPGESDSGMFGGNSNWRGPIWFPTNFLLIESLLRFYLYYGSNLKVEVPSGSGDMLNLGQAAEEIQQRLIHIFIPDVNGYRAYNGQPADEKKVGEEEALRQNSVLDLLDKDAYFRKLTNFYEYFDGDTGRGMGAKWQCGWTALVARMIQDVGVICRAPRTPVRRRSYYNEDEILHYEPGSSPFPLLQSRKSGRSLYDLTAHKLEIGEEEAESRMPPNLSRQTSAKSAASAKTVDSDASMHDVFLRHVRDAMSRFKISPDEVNISSEEFETHTK, encoded by the exons ATGCAG atttgtAACATCAATATGCCACtttcatcaaatccaagCAAAGAGGAGCAAAGGCTTCAAGAGAATCACAATCGGACCAAGTTCTGGAAGAAATGGGGAACCTATGTATCTGAACGTTGCTGGGGGGTGCCCAGAGAAGACTATACAGATTCAGGAGAAAGCTGGGAGTTTGACTTTGACATGTCGAGAAGCCGTGTGTTTAGATGGACAGAGCAAGGTATGGCCGGAGTTAGTGATAATCATCAGTATCAGTGCATAACCATGGCTCTTTGGAATGAGAACGATCCTTTCTTGAAGGATAGTTTATTTGGGTTACCGGGTGGTTCTTCTGCCAATAGCGGCAATCATGGTGAGGATGTCAAGGAATTGTATTATTATCTTGATAATACCCCTACCCATTCGTATGCGAAGTACTTATACAAGTACCCTATTGGAAAGTTTCCTTACGACCAAATTAAGGACGGTAACTCTAAGCGTACCAAAAATGACCCTGAGTTTGAGATTACGGATACGGACGCTTTCAAGGATAACAACTATTTTGATGTGATCTTTGAAATGGCCAAGAGCGATGATGATCCTGAAGAAATTAACTTTAGAATCACTGCTTATAACAGATCAGGCTCTACGGCTCCAATACATATCATTCCCCAAATGTTTTTCAGAAACACGTGGGCTTGGAACTTGGAAGAGGTAAGTGATAAGAATAAGTCTAAGCCAAAGTTATCGCAGGACTCTTCCTACTCAATCAAGTCTGAGCACTTTGAATTGGGTACAAGACGATTTGTgtttgctgctgctccGGGAGCTTCTGAGGGTTCACCTGATGTCGAACCTAAGTTCTTATTCTGTGATAACGATAGTAATCTTAAGAAGCTCTACCATGTAGAGAATAAGGCTGATTACTTTAAAGATGGATTTCATGAGTACAtagttgatgaaaagactGATGCTATTAATCCAGATCACTATGGTACCAAAGCCTGTGCCTGGTTTGTATTCGATGATAATGGAGGTGTTCCGTCCGGCGAATATGTCACAGTCAGATATAAAATGACCTGTGATATGAGTGACGAGGCTCTCAGTATCGACGAAGATCAATTCGATAGCATCTTTGGCAAGCGTTTAGCGGAAGCTGACGAGTTCTATTGGAATGTCTCGCCACTTCCAATTCCATCTTCTCTGAGAAATGTTCAACGGCAGGCATTCAGTGGATTGCTGTGGTCGAAGCAATTCTATCACTTTATCCACGACTATTGGTATCAGGGAGATCCAGATTCGGATCTTCCTCCTACAGTGGGAAGGGCCAATGGTAGAAATAAGGAGTGGAAGAACCTATACAATCGTGATATTCTTTCCATGCCGGACAATTTCGAGTATCCGTTCTATTGTTCCTGGGATACTGCTTTCCATACTATACCGTTAGCGATGATTGATCCTGAATTTGCTAAGAGGCAGCTTGACCTATTGACTAGAGAATGGTACATGTCCCCACAGGGACAAATTCCAGCTTATGAGTGGAACTTCTCTGATACAAATCCTCCCGTTCAAGCCTGGGCGGCCTATCGTGTCTAcaagattgaaaagagaatgTATGGCGTAGGTGATCGTGTCTTTTTGGAGCGTGTTTTCCAAAAGTTTCTCATTAACTTTACATGGTGGGTCAATCAAAAGGATGGCGATGGAAACGGTATTTTTGAAGGAGGATTCCTTGGTTTAGACAACATCAGTCTTTTCAATCGTTCTGAACCTCCAGCTGACGTCGAGTTATTCCAATCAGATGCATCTGGATGGATTGCCTGGTACGCATTgacaatgatgaatatTGCATTGGAATTGGCAAGAGAGAATCCGGTTTATGAGGATATAGcttccaagttctttgagCACTATTTGTTGGTGGCAGATGCTATGACATTTCTCAATAAGTCGACCAGTGATACCGATAATGGACCCTCTGAGGAAGCTCTTTgggatgaagaagatcaattttTCTATGACAGAATCCATTGGGGCCAGAACCATACCAGTCCCATGAAAGTTCGTTCATTGGTCGGTCTTATTCCACTTTTCGCCACCACTACTATCGAGCCGGAAGTTTTACAAAAGTTCCccaacttcaacaaaagACTCCAGTGGTTGGCCAAAAACAAGTCATATTTGGTCAAGAGGCATATCGCCTTGATGGAAGTGAAAGGTTCTGGTAATAGACTCTTGCTTTCTTTGGTCAACAAAGACAGACTTGTGGCCATCTTAAAAAAAGTGTTCGACGAAAAGGAATTCTTATCTGCCTATGGTATCAGATCTTTGTCTAAATATCATGAGAAACATCCTGTCTCAATGAATATTAACGGCGAAGAGTTCTCTGTTAAGTACTTGCCCGGCGAATCAGACTCTGGTATGTTCGGTGGTAATTCAAACTGGCGTGGACCTATATGGTTCCCAACAaacttcctcctcatcGAGTCTCTACTAAGATTCTATTTATACTATGGTTCGAACTTGAAAGTGGAAGTACCCTCAGGAAGTGGAGACATGCTGAACCTTGGTCAAGCTGCAGAGGAAATACAACAGAGGCTTATTCATATATTTATTCCCGATGTCAACGGCTATCGTGCGTATAACGGCCAGCCAGCTgacgagaagaaagttgGCGAAGAGGAAGCCCTTAGACAAAACTCTGTGTTGGATTTGCTCGATAAGGATGCTTATTTCAGGAAGCTTACAAACTTCTACGAGTACTTTGATGGCGATACCGGACGAGGCATGGGTGCAAAATGGCAGTGTGGGTGGACTGCATTGGTTGCCCGGATGATTCAGGACGTTGGTGTGATATGCAGAGCACCAAGAACGCCTGTGAGACGGAGATCGTACTacaatgaagatgaaatctTGCATTACGAACCAGGCAGCTCACCCTTTCCCCTGCTCCAAAGTCGTAAGTCAGGCAGATCTTTGTATGACTTAACGGCTCACAAGTTAGAGATTGGcgaggaagaagcagagagTCGAATGCCACCAAATCTTAGTAGACAGACTTCTGCCAAGAGCGCAGCATCTGCTAAGACGGTGGACTCCGATGCTTCGATGCACGATGTCTTCCTCCGCCATGTCAGAGACGCTATGTCGAGATTTAAGATCTCCCCTGACGAGGTTAACATCAGCAGTGAAGAGTTCGAAACACATACAAAATAA